The Entelurus aequoreus isolate RoL-2023_Sb linkage group LG23, RoL_Eaeq_v1.1, whole genome shotgun sequence genome has a window encoding:
- the nup43 gene encoding nucleoporin Nup43 produces MEGINAKYVSQKISKTRWRPVSYSSLQQAEVFATGSWDNEDNTVSLWSIGNNGLSGGEDGYDGDPELLCQHKHEGDVLDLQFLDQDRVVTASSTGGVTILRYNQNHQALSVSHQWPKAHHYPCDRAPCTGVVCSSPEIVTVGEDGRIIVYRADQEGIVRVIEEADSSTIHAVTYLRTTEILTVNSIGQLKMWDFRQQSSSPSQILSLSGDRVPLHCVDRHPNQQHIVATGGQDGMLCVWDVRQGNTPFSLMEAHSAEMWEVHFHPTNPDHLFTCSEDGSLLHWETSSPSDMLSFSQGGRNNSMISRSAMAPAGGNQSLINAWLNGDSSKGRLETTHMLPSQTLSVNSVDVLGQCLVCGTDGEAIFVNRQIPV; encoded by the exons ATGGAGGGCATTAATGCCAAGTACGTGTCTCAGAAAATAAGCAAAACGAGATGGAGGCCAGTTTCGTACTCGTCCCTGCAACAAGCTGAAGTCTTTGCCACTGGGTCTTGGGATAACGAG GACAACACGGTTTCTCTATGGTCGATTGGGAATAACGGACTTTCTGGTGGGGAAGATGGATATGATGGCGATCcggagcttttgtgtcaacacaaacatgaagGAGATGTTCTGGATCTTCAA TTTCTGGACCAAGACCGAGTGGTCACAGCCTCGTCAACTGGAGGAGTTACCATTTTGCGCTACAACCAAAACCACCAG GCTCTCTCGGTTTCACACCAGTGGCCAAAAGCCCATCATTATCCTTGTGACCGCGCTCCCTGCACCGGCGTGGTGTGCAGCAGTCCTGAGATCGTCACAGTCGGTGAAGATGGCAGGATTATCGTCTACCGAGCCGACCAGGAAGGAATCGTTCGGGTCATAG AGGAAGCAGATAGCAGCACAATTCACGCCGTGACTTACCTGCGAACAACAGAGATCCTGACGGTAAACTCCATCGGCCAACTCAAGATGTGGGATTTCAGACAGCAGAGCAGCTCCCCCTCACAGATACTTTCCCT GTCAGGCGATAGAGTCCCATTGCACTGCGTGGACAGACATCCCAACCAGCAGCACATTGTGGCCACAGGAGGCCAGGATGGGATGCTGTGTGTTTGGGATGTGAGACAAGGCAACACACCCTTCTCACTCATGGAGGCGCACTCTGCCGAAA tgtgggaagTGCACTTCCACCCAACCAACCCAGATCATCTGTTCACCTGCTCAGAGGACGGCTCGCTGCTGCACTGGGAAACATCTTCGCCTTCAGACATGCTTTCCTTCTCGCAAG GTGGTAGAAACAACAGCATGATATCCCGCAGTGCAATGGCGCCAGCGGGAGGGAACCAGTCCCTCATTAATGCCTGGCTGAACGGAGACTCCAGTAAAGGTCGTCTGGAGACAACTCACATGCTGCCGAGTCAAACACTGTCTGTAAACAGTGTGGACGTACTCGGACAGTGTCTTGTGTGCGGGACTGACGGAGAGGCCATTTTTGTTAACAGACAGATCCCAGTTTAA